A portion of the Algisphaera agarilytica genome contains these proteins:
- a CDS encoding PfkB family carbohydrate kinase, with product MSLIVTGSIGIDTIHTPTGQAPDVLGGSAIYFAAAASFHGPVRLVGAVGDDFPDELEKPFHHFDIDLAGLEKRQGSKTFRWTGKYLENMNDRETLSVDLNVLAEDLPPVPEAFKNSEYLFLANTHPGGQLALLEQFPAAKLTVADTMDLWIETEPDLLKTLLGKIDGLVLNDSEAHLLTGETNIVKAGEAVLALGPKFVVIKKGEHGAFLLHADGAVALPAYPAKDVIDPTGAGDTFGGGMMGYLAASGGDTSLSSLKKAMAAGTVVASYNIESFSLGKLMEIGKSDLELRHSEFAAMLDVSE from the coding sequence ATGTCCCTCATCGTCACCGGCAGCATCGGCATCGACACCATCCACACGCCCACCGGCCAGGCGCCCGACGTGCTCGGCGGCAGCGCGATCTATTTCGCCGCCGCCGCGAGCTTCCACGGCCCGGTCCGCCTCGTCGGCGCCGTCGGCGACGACTTCCCCGATGAACTCGAGAAGCCGTTCCACCACTTCGATATCGATCTCGCGGGCCTCGAGAAACGCCAGGGCTCCAAGACCTTCCGCTGGACGGGCAAATACCTCGAGAACATGAACGACCGCGAGACGCTCAGCGTCGACCTGAACGTCCTGGCAGAGGACCTGCCGCCCGTGCCGGAGGCGTTCAAGAACAGCGAATACCTGTTCCTGGCCAACACCCACCCCGGCGGCCAACTCGCGCTGCTGGAGCAGTTCCCCGCGGCGAAGCTGACGGTGGCCGACACGATGGACCTGTGGATCGAGACCGAGCCCGACCTGCTCAAGACGCTGCTCGGCAAGATCGACGGCCTGGTGCTGAACGACAGCGAAGCCCACCTGCTCACCGGCGAGACCAACATCGTCAAGGCCGGCGAAGCGGTGCTCGCGCTCGGCCCCAAGTTCGTCGTCATCAAGAAGGGCGAGCACGGCGCGTTCCTGCTCCACGCCGACGGCGCGGTGGCGTTGCCCGCCTACCCCGCGAAGGACGTCATCGATCCCACCGGCGCGGGCGACACCTTCGGCGGCGGCATGATGGGCTACCTCGCGGCCTCAGGCGGCGATACGTCGCTGAGCAGCCTGAAGAAAGCCATGGCGGCCGGTACCGTGGTGGCGAGCTACAACATCGAGTCGTTCAGCCTCGGCAAGCTCATGGAGATCGGCAAGAGTGATCTTGAGCTGCGCCACAGCGAGTTCGCCGCGATGCTCGACGTCAGCGAGTAA
- a CDS encoding PfkB family carbohydrate kinase, whose product MSFPGVLINATLCIDTVEVPGRGKVVDILGGAAAYFAAAARFYGPVRILGSVGSDYPDELWQQLQAMGLDLSGVERRAGETLRWHGSYHADLKNRDTLVVHEDLAVEAIPPLPDAWRDTAYVCSGVTQPTNQLTLQSQFPDALLIVLDTIDLYVREHRPKLLEAIAGAHGLVINDWEATQLTGEADATEAAQKLLGLGPRFAIVKRGEFGAVLAHSEGVWHCPAYPVKDLVDPTGAGDSFLGGFLGYMAEQNADAEDFTAIQQAMRHGTAAASFTIEDFSLRRLADLTREQIDERVAALT is encoded by the coding sequence ATGAGTTTTCCTGGTGTTTTGATCAACGCGACGCTGTGCATCGATACCGTCGAGGTGCCGGGACGAGGAAAGGTCGTTGACATCCTCGGCGGGGCGGCAGCCTACTTCGCCGCCGCAGCGCGGTTCTACGGCCCGGTGCGCATCCTCGGCTCGGTCGGCAGCGACTACCCCGATGAGCTCTGGCAACAGCTCCAAGCCATGGGGCTCGACCTCTCGGGGGTGGAGCGACGCGCCGGTGAGACCCTGCGCTGGCACGGCTCGTACCACGCCGACCTGAAGAACCGCGACACGCTGGTGGTCCACGAAGACCTCGCGGTCGAAGCGATCCCGCCGCTACCCGACGCGTGGCGTGACACGGCCTACGTCTGCTCCGGCGTGACCCAACCCACCAATCAGCTCACGCTGCAAAGCCAATTCCCGGATGCCCTCCTGATCGTCCTCGACACGATCGACCTGTACGTCCGTGAGCACCGCCCCAAGCTGCTCGAAGCCATCGCCGGGGCGCACGGCCTGGTCATCAACGACTGGGAAGCCACCCAACTCACCGGCGAAGCCGACGCGACGGAGGCGGCCCAAAAACTCCTCGGCCTCGGCCCACGCTTTGCGATCGTCAAACGCGGCGAGTTCGGCGCGGTCCTGGCTCACTCCGAAGGGGTCTGGCATTGCCCTGCCTACCCCGTGAAAGACCTCGTTGACCCCACCGGCGCGGGCGATTCGTTCCTCGGCGGGTTCCTGGGTTATATGGCCGAGCAGAACGCCGATGCGGAGGATTTCACGGCCATCCAACAAGCGATGCGTCACGGCACCGCCGCCGCGAGTTTCACCATTGAGGATTTCAGCTTGCGGCGTTTGGCAGATTTAACGCGTGAGCAGATCGATGAACGCGTTGCGGCGCTGACGTGA